From the genome of Candidatus Omnitrophota bacterium, one region includes:
- a CDS encoding glycosyltransferase family 39 protein gives MHLANSLNFYKYLKADEGNLFVRIFDLFNGNKIIYRFWPPFVYLVTAGLRFIFGHSLIAVKLATSSFYFIILILSVHFLGYYYRNVRTGIFSAFLVSMYAGVFGLSREYLLDFPLVAMVSLCILFFLKSDAFKNRLYAVIFGLTFGISILTKPQAAFFILPVVLCFLAVRTKDNRRVKLKNFLLAILTALTVTSVWFYGFWSDNPDKWSVKNAFLSSIFSTYTGQAINFSAGKDFFPVVANASLITKLFSINNWIYYLNAIILYITPIFAIIFVFSVYFLCKSQKAPKELLIWVIVPYLIFSFLSPKDARYLFPAFPAITLLTVVGVENIKKRFFKNLTFILIFVLAVANYYAYSYLGSDLVFRYSLKTRQSLFYVHPPFKSNYQHVVKRFMEEIGGRGDLSKVNIGIISPPGEFDFKGAPILTYYMESYKPDLPWKWSKKDHFFNDYKKYNFLMVVNDSAAGGLNLTQLLSNTGYLGQNNTTITKEKINEIVDYFESFKIIDKDEIINEFDKKNIFLYQAK, from the coding sequence TTGCACCTAGCCAATTCTTTAAATTTTTACAAATATCTTAAAGCAGACGAAGGGAATCTATTCGTAAGAATATTTGATTTATTCAATGGCAATAAAATAATATATAGATTTTGGCCGCCTTTTGTCTATCTGGTTACCGCAGGATTACGTTTTATCTTTGGCCATTCACTTATAGCGGTAAAATTGGCGACTTCAAGTTTTTATTTCATTATTCTTATTTTATCGGTTCATTTTTTGGGTTACTATTACCGAAATGTACGCACAGGTATATTCTCCGCATTTCTGGTTTCGATGTATGCCGGTGTTTTTGGCCTATCCAGGGAATACCTTTTAGATTTTCCTCTGGTTGCAATGGTTAGCTTATGTATACTGTTTTTTTTAAAAAGTGATGCATTTAAAAACCGTTTATATGCCGTAATCTTTGGGTTAACCTTTGGCATAAGTATTCTTACTAAACCTCAGGCTGCTTTTTTTATTTTACCCGTTGTTCTATGTTTCTTAGCGGTAAGGACAAAAGATAATCGGCGAGTAAAATTAAAAAATTTTCTATTGGCAATATTAACCGCTTTAACAGTTACTTCTGTCTGGTTTTATGGTTTTTGGAGCGATAATCCGGATAAATGGTCGGTAAAAAACGCTTTTCTTAGCAGTATTTTTTCGACCTACACGGGCCAAGCAATCAACTTTTCTGCAGGCAAAGATTTTTTTCCGGTAGTTGCTAATGCCAGCCTGATAACAAAATTATTCAGTATAAACAATTGGATCTATTATTTGAACGCTATTATTTTATATATCACCCCGATTTTTGCTATTATTTTTGTTTTTAGCGTTTATTTTCTTTGTAAATCCCAAAAAGCTCCCAAAGAATTACTTATCTGGGTTATAGTCCCTTATCTCATATTTTCTTTCCTATCTCCGAAAGATGCGCGTTATTTATTCCCAGCATTTCCGGCAATAACCCTATTAACTGTTGTGGGAGTAGAAAACATAAAAAAACGGTTTTTTAAAAATTTAACTTTCATTTTAATATTTGTATTGGCCGTGGCTAATTATTATGCTTATTCTTACCTTGGCTCCGACCTTGTTTTCCGGTATAGCCTTAAGACCAGGCAATCTCTATTCTATGTCCATCCTCCGTTTAAAAGCAATTATCAGCATGTAGTAAAAAGATTTATGGAAGAGATAGGGGGAAGGGGGGATTTAAGCAAGGTAAATATCGGTATAATTTCTCCGCCAGGCGAATTTGATTTTAAAGGCGCGCCAATTCTGACATATTATATGGAATCCTATAAACCAGATCTTCCCTGGAAGTGGTCTAAAAAAGACCACTTTTTCAATGATTATAAAAAATATAATTTTTTAATGGTAGTCAACGATTCCGCTGCCGGTGGCTTGAATTTAACCCAGCTATTATCCAACACCGGTTATCTAGGTCAAAATAATACTACAATAACAAAAGAAAAAATAAATGAAATTGTAGATTATTTTGAGTCGTTTAAGATAATCGACAAAGATGAAATTATAAACGAATTTGATAAAAAGAATATTTTTCTTTACCAGGCCAAGTGA
- a CDS encoding glycosyltransferase family 39 protein has translation MFFKPGNIWPQFEWPGFVYFVTSLVNSIFGFTPFIVRFSNIIFLALLAIFTYLIGKRCYDIKAGLLAAFLVTFYPSLFGVGRMYDLDFHLTAMVTMCVYFLIKTTDFKNRLFSIILGISSGLGILTKGQFLIFFIGPLTFALYSIFKDRNQNGGNIRRQVFNFVLFIFFCLFISSIWLFASTVKLSHIFLTHFLAGYLPEKYNLFGLDFDVFSVKWMFYQLFYIIDHVSLPLYIVFCFSLFWLHKKIEPVINIILLWILIPLVIFTLMSAKWEHYCFAFLPAIAILTAVGVMKLGRQIKIPLILFIIVYSLLQFFAVSYRIGPKIVKLVAFYNVVPLPEWGRTGLYKAPIKINNYEKIIQGFAEKIKKDVSSKRKILVGIIGTKDEEINGFLASYYLRAYLDNSEAFILADDLSSMPNAKSMAKRFIEKIGEFNFMILINSSLKDGSAPVITNCLLEGQLLKKLSDNINKRKLIQRHKLFPGHRNIFLFR, from the coding sequence ATGTTTTTTAAGCCAGGGAATATCTGGCCGCAATTTGAATGGCCGGGTTTTGTTTATTTTGTAACCTCACTGGTCAATTCAATTTTTGGTTTTACACCATTTATTGTAAGGTTTTCCAATATTATTTTTCTTGCCCTGCTGGCTATATTTACCTACCTGATTGGCAAGCGGTGCTATGACATAAAAGCAGGATTGCTAGCAGCTTTTTTAGTGACATTTTATCCCAGCTTATTCGGAGTAGGAAGGATGTATGATCTGGACTTTCATTTAACGGCAATGGTTACCATGTGCGTTTATTTTTTGATTAAAACAACTGATTTCAAGAATAGATTATTTTCAATTATTCTCGGAATTTCGTCAGGTTTAGGCATTTTAACTAAAGGTCAATTTTTAATTTTCTTTATCGGTCCTTTAACCTTTGCTTTATATTCTATTTTTAAGGACCGTAATCAGAATGGGGGTAATATCCGCCGGCAAGTTTTTAACTTTGTTTTATTTATTTTTTTTTGTTTATTTATCAGCTCCATATGGTTATTCGCCTCAACTGTCAAGTTATCGCATATTTTTCTGACTCACTTTCTGGCAGGTTATCTTCCGGAAAAATATAATTTGTTTGGGCTAGATTTTGATGTTTTTTCAGTCAAATGGATGTTTTATCAGCTGTTTTATATTATAGACCACGTTTCGCTGCCGCTTTATATTGTATTTTGTTTTAGTCTTTTCTGGCTACACAAAAAGATTGAACCGGTAATTAATATAATTTTATTGTGGATTTTAATACCTCTGGTCATATTCACCTTGATGTCGGCAAAATGGGAGCATTATTGTTTTGCTTTTTTACCGGCGATTGCAATTTTGACTGCGGTAGGGGTGATGAAGCTGGGTAGACAGATAAAAATCCCTTTAATTTTATTTATTATTGTTTATTCACTCCTGCAATTCTTTGCGGTTTCTTACCGGATTGGACCTAAAATAGTCAAGCTTGTGGCATTTTACAATGTTGTGCCTCTGCCTGAATGGGGAAGAACAGGCTTATATAAAGCGCCGATAAAAATAAATAATTATGAAAAAATAATTCAGGGATTTGCTGAAAAAATAAAAAAAGATGTAAGCTCTAAACGTAAAATACTAGTGGGTATAATCGGGACTAAAGACGAGGAGATTAATGGTTTCCTAGCCTCTTATTATTTGAGAGCGTATCTGGATAACTCTGAAGCTTTTATTCTGGCGGATGATTTAAGCTCAATGCCCAATGCCAAATCTATGGCAAAAAGGTTTATTGAAAAAATCGGTGAGTTTAATTTTATGATATTGATCAATAGTAGCTTAAAAGACGGCTCAGCTCCTGTAATAACCAATTGCTTATTGGAAGGTCAGTTACTTAAAAAATTAAGCGATAATATAAATAAAAGGAAGCTGATTCAAAGGCATAAATTATTTCCCGGCCATAGGAATATTTTTCTTTTTAGGTGA
- a CDS encoding SGNH/GDSL hydrolase family protein has product MKTANLKKPLISFIVCIFILFSAELFLRKNDISERTGFTNIGEMFNTGVFKRDRLLFWRFSPSKFYTKPSTHYKGVLRVNSIGFREREISKEKGQQTYRIFCLGGSNTCGEGLFENERFSNIVEQKLNSLPGALTFEVYNFGMPGYSTLQMLRLFKNELINFNPDLIIVNPEQADGLGLSGLAPFSDSKVKILPAIFFNLTCFLEDNSSIYRLVKQNLLNDSWRLRNKRSGNSSKSLVRVTLEEHKDNLSEMLKLAENKGVKIIFLTGLGIRDDKVVNVDKDYGCQPSIDITPLFKDGQKNGLFQDQGHISAKGHYLVAELLAEYIKNNLF; this is encoded by the coding sequence ATGAAAACCGCAAACTTAAAAAAACCCTTGATTAGTTTTATTGTATGCATTTTTATTCTTTTTTCGGCTGAGTTATTCTTGAGAAAAAACGATATTTCCGAAAGGACGGGATTTACAAACATAGGCGAAATGTTTAATACGGGAGTTTTTAAAAGAGACAGATTGTTATTCTGGAGATTTTCTCCCAGTAAGTTTTATACTAAGCCAAGCACCCATTATAAAGGGGTATTAAGAGTTAATTCAATCGGTTTTCGGGAAAGAGAAATAAGTAAAGAAAAAGGCCAGCAAACTTACAGGATATTTTGTTTAGGAGGCTCAAATACATGCGGAGAAGGTTTATTTGAAAATGAAAGGTTTAGCAATATAGTCGAACAAAAATTAAATAGCTTGCCCGGGGCGCTTACTTTTGAAGTTTATAATTTTGGGATGCCGGGGTATTCTACTTTACAAATGCTCAGGCTGTTTAAAAATGAACTGATAAATTTTAATCCGGATTTAATAATCGTAAACCCGGAACAGGCGGATGGATTAGGACTCTCGGGCCTGGCGCCGTTTAGCGATTCTAAGGTTAAAATTTTACCGGCCATTTTTTTTAATTTAACCTGCTTTTTGGAAGATAATAGCTCTATATATAGATTGGTAAAACAAAATTTGCTAAATGATTCTTGGCGGCTAAGAAATAAAAGGTCAGGAAATTCATCTAAGAGCCTGGTTAGGGTCACTTTGGAAGAGCATAAAGATAACCTGTCAGAAATGTTAAAGCTAGCAGAAAATAAGGGGGTAAAAATAATTTTTTTGACGGGCCTGGGCATTAGAGACGATAAAGTGGTTAATGTCGATAAAGACTATGGTTGCCAACCAAGCATAGATATTACGCCTTTATTTAAAGATGGGCAAAAGAACGGCCTGTTTCAGGACCAGGGGCACATTAGCGCTAAAGGGCATTACTTGGTTGCAGAATTGTTAGCAGAATATATCAAGAATAATCTTTTCTAA
- a CDS encoding glycosyltransferase family 2 protein, whose product MFTGSLSVILLSYNEAENIDEVIKSVLNKISSIISDFEIIVVDDGSKDRTFEILNGLKDYGNHIKIVRHLSNKGYGASFKSGLEKSKKDYVMMMDADGQFDITDLTKLIPYCLLYDMVIGFRMKRQDPFYRCILGNIFNFIIKIIFNIKVRDIDCGFKFFNKELLKTLTLNSNGFIINTEMVVLALKNGAKIKEVGISHYPRLYGRQKVLNFKTVLAIASDLLALKWRLLSGKNIKSQLK is encoded by the coding sequence ATGTTTACTGGAAGCTTATCGGTAATTTTATTATCTTACAATGAAGCAGAAAACATTGATGAGGTAATCAAATCCGTATTGAATAAAATTTCTTCCATTATTTCAGATTTCGAGATTATCGTAGTCGATGACGGCTCAAAGGATAGAACTTTTGAAATCTTAAACGGTTTAAAGGATTACGGTAACCATATTAAAATTGTCCGCCATCTGTCAAATAAAGGATACGGAGCGTCTTTCAAATCGGGATTAGAAAAATCAAAAAAAGATTATGTGATGATGATGGATGCAGACGGACAATTCGACATTACGGATCTCACCAAGCTTATTCCCTATTGTTTGTTATATGATATGGTAATAGGCTTTCGCATGAAAAGACAGGACCCGTTTTACCGGTGTATTTTAGGTAATATTTTTAATTTTATTATAAAGATTATATTTAATATTAAGGTAAGAGATATAGATTGCGGATTTAAGTTTTTTAATAAAGAATTATTAAAAACATTGACTTTAAATTCGAACGGTTTTATTATTAATACCGAAATGGTTGTATTGGCCCTTAAAAACGGAGCAAAAATAAAAGAAGTAGGGATTTCCCACTACCCCAGGTTATATGGAAGGCAAAAGGTGTTGAATTTTAAAACTGTTTTGGCGATTGCTTCGGATTTATTAGCGCTTAAATGGAGATTGTTGTCCGGTAAAAACATAAAAAGCCAGCTAAAATAA
- a CDS encoding radical SAM protein has protein sequence MVITLINLPAKRFRFTTLGVLPPLGLAYLASVLEKEGHEVEIIDIPAENISIKDFQARVGLKKSDIYGISSTLFGFQDVIKFSALIRKVDPQSLIILGGLCTVLSPELILKNIPEIDIVVQGEGEVAMKRICSSLAAKTRWDGIGGVCFRHNGSYFYNQEIELINFDELPLPAYHLLNIKHYYLHPPFGLYSPVISMETSRGCIFKCEFCCLSKNYRARLVESVVEEMVYLKRTYGINEIYFVDHTFTISQEYIRMLCQRIIDKKLKLHWTCKTRVDCVSPETLKIMKAAGCYMISYGVESGSEKILKNLNKGITVADIETAFVLTRKYGIRSIAYLIVGSPGENKDTIKETLRMVRRIKPDYVLYNALAPDPASELYNRAINEKIVSKNFFGRSIFLEPKVQWPMYTTNEFSRSDIDFWVRKGTRDFYLDIFYIIRCLLRIRTLNEVKVVLKGAFSLIADMICLKRKQLVDY, from the coding sequence ATGGTAATTACTTTAATAAATCTGCCGGCTAAAAGGTTTCGTTTTACTACTTTAGGCGTTCTTCCGCCGTTGGGCCTGGCTTATTTAGCTTCGGTTTTGGAAAAAGAAGGGCATGAAGTTGAAATAATCGATATTCCGGCTGAAAATATTTCAATTAAAGATTTTCAAGCCAGGGTTGGGTTGAAAAAGAGCGATATTTACGGAATAAGTAGCACACTTTTTGGTTTTCAGGATGTAATTAAATTTTCTGCTTTAATCCGCAAGGTAGATCCGCAATCGCTTATTATCCTTGGTGGTTTATGTACGGTGCTTTCACCCGAACTGATACTTAAAAACATCCCCGAAATCGATATTGTTGTCCAGGGGGAAGGCGAGGTAGCAATGAAGCGGATCTGCAGTTCTTTAGCCGCAAAAACGCGCTGGGATGGTATTGGCGGAGTTTGTTTCAGGCATAACGGAAGTTATTTTTATAATCAGGAAATCGAGTTAATTAACTTTGATGAACTTCCCCTTCCGGCTTACCATTTACTTAATATTAAACATTATTACCTGCATCCGCCTTTTGGGCTTTACTCTCCGGTTATAAGCATGGAAACTAGCAGGGGATGTATTTTTAAATGTGAATTTTGCTGTTTATCCAAGAATTACAGGGCTAGGCTAGTTGAAAGTGTAGTCGAAGAAATGGTTTATTTGAAGAGAACCTATGGTATTAATGAGATATATTTTGTCGACCACACATTTACGATATCCCAGGAATATATTAGAATGCTTTGCCAGAGGATAATTGATAAAAAGCTTAAGCTTCACTGGACCTGTAAAACTAGAGTTGATTGTGTTAGCCCGGAAACCTTAAAAATTATGAAAGCAGCCGGCTGTTATATGATTTCTTACGGCGTTGAATCTGGTTCGGAAAAGATACTCAAGAATCTAAACAAAGGTATTACAGTAGCCGACATTGAAACTGCCTTTGTTTTAACAAGAAAATACGGGATACGTTCAATTGCTTACCTGATTGTCGGCTCTCCCGGGGAAAACAAAGATACGATTAAAGAGACTTTAAGGATGGTCAGGAGGATAAAACCAGATTATGTGCTTTATAACGCATTGGCGCCTGATCCGGCCTCAGAGCTTTATAACCGGGCAATTAATGAAAAAATAGTTTCAAAAAATTTTTTTGGCAGATCTATTTTTCTGGAACCAAAGGTTCAGTGGCCGATGTATACTACTAACGAATTTAGCCGCTCGGACATAGATTTTTGGGTAAGGAAGGGGACAAGGGATTTTTATCTAGATATTTTTTATATAATCAGGTGTTTACTAAGGATTAGGACGCTTAATGAAGTTAAAGTTGTTTTAAAGGGAGCATTCTCGCTTATCGCCGACATGATTTGCTTAAAGCGGAAGCAGCTAGTGGATTATTAG